The Anabas testudineus chromosome 14, fAnaTes1.2, whole genome shotgun sequence genome includes a region encoding these proteins:
- the ndfip1l gene encoding NEDD4 family-interacting protein 1-like has protein sequence MAEPSATYQQLSNEEDPEERPQVAADSPPPYSSITADSAAYFDYKDDGAFPKPPSYNVATTLPSYDEAERTKAETTVPLVAGRDEDFVTRDDFEDADQLRIGNDGIFMLTFFMAFLFNWIGFFLSFCLTTSAAGRYGAISGFGLSLIKWILIVRFSTYFPGYFDGQYWLWWVFLVLGVLLFLRGFINYARIRKMADTFSTLPHTRVLFIY, from the exons ATGGCCGAACCGAGCGCCACATATCAGCAG CTGTCCAATGAAGAGGACCCAGAAGAGAGGCCACAGGTAGCGGCTGACTCTCCGCCTCCAtacagcagcatcacagcagaCAGTGCTG CCTACTTTGACTACAAGGACGATGGGGCTTTCCCCAAGCCTCCATCATACAACGTAGCAACTACGCTACCTTCCTATGATGAAGCTGAAAGAACCAAAGCTGAGACTACTGTTCCCCTCGTTGCAGGAAGA GATGAAGACTTTGTGACCAGAGACGACTTTGAGGATGCCGATCAGCTGAGGATAGGAAATGATGGCATCTTCATGCTCACATTCTTCA TGGCATTCCTCTTCAACTGGATCGGTTTCTTCCTGTCGTTCTGCCTGACCACATCAGCAGCCGGCCGCTACGGGGCCATCTCCGGCTTTGGCCTCTCCCTCATCAAATGGATCCTCATAGTCCGG TTTTCCACATACTTCCCTGGTTACTTTGATGGGCAGTACTGGTTGTGGTGGGTGTTCCTGGTGTTGG GCGTCTTGCTCTTCCTCCGAGGGTTCATCAACTATGCCAGAATCCGCAAGATGGCCGACACCTTCTCCACTCTGCCTCACACCCGAGTTCTCTTCATTTACTAA
- the endou2 gene encoding poly(U)-specific endoribonuclease-B — protein MIESDRVLSAMVQELWDNDINRLQPGKDYRISLQGKAGDSMANNDNNDGAGYPLFTFVDENIFKKETFLAFISLLDNYESDTGEPEIVTPEEVAENHKFLDAIIQTPTMKIAHKYLVEKHLSPEDKTQFKEQLYRIWFELYARRGSSRPDSSGFEHVFVGETRGGRTVIGFHNWIQLYLQEKLGHIDYKGYSVNANSPQPDENKHILALQFSWKNGIKPKGSIFIGVSPEFEFALYTLCFLISPNERVKVQFSMYDVEIVCHHYNQKHIGTTYPVLLKYQTPK, from the exons ATGATTGAAAGTGACAGAGTGCTGTCGGCCATGGTGCAAGAGCTGTGGGACAACGACATCAACAGACTCCAACCTGGAAAAGACTACAGGATCTCTCTGCAG ggCAAAGCTGGAGACAGCATGGCCAATAACGACAACAATGACGGAGCAGGTTATCCTTTGTTTACGTTTGTAGATGagaacattttcaaaaaggaGACTTTTTTAG CCTTTATCTCCCTGTTGGATAACTACGAGAGTGACACTGGCGAGCCAGAGATCGTTACCCCCGAGGAGGTGGCAGAGAACCACAAGTTCCTGGACGCCATCATTCAGACTCCCACCATGAAG ataGCCCATAAATACCTGGTAGAGAAGCATCTCTCTCCTGAGGATAAGACACAATTCAAGGAGCAGCTGTACAGGATCTGGTTTGAACTTTATGCGAGGAGAGGATCCAGCAG GCCGGACTCGTCAGGgtttgaacatgtgtttgttGGGGAGACGAGAGGAGGGCGGACCGTCATCGGCTTTCACAACTGGATCCAGCTCTACCTACAAGAGAAGCTGGGACATATCGACTATAAAGGCTACAGCGTCAATGCAAATTCACCCCAG cctgatgaaaacaaacacatcctGGCGCTACAGTTCAGCTGGAAGAACGGTATAAAGCCCAAAGGAAGCATCTTCATAGGCGTCAGTCCTGAGTTCGAGTTTGCTCTCTACACTCTCTGTTTCCTCATCTCGCCCAACGAGCGCGTCAAAGTCCAGTTCAGTATGTACGACGTGGAGATTGTTTGCCACCACTACAATCAAAAACACATAGGCACCACTTACCCTGTGCTCCTTAAGTACCAGACTCCTAAATAG